One genomic region from Leptospira montravelensis encodes:
- a CDS encoding cupin domain-containing protein, with product MATIQRKSGTLQDPSAIKDFLVSKGLVYEFYKTPETLDLILDQKGLTDAEKAEVLSGLEYRFDQLKKEHGYKANDLVVLHDEVPGIQDMLAKFDKLHIHTDEEVRYIIDGSGIFGFIIDGERFEVHVSKGDFLSIPANTNHWFTLDKNLRIKAVRYFKDNSGWTPVYVDESKVLINV from the coding sequence ATGGCAACCATTCAAAGAAAGTCAGGAACTCTTCAGGATCCCTCAGCAATTAAGGATTTCCTTGTTTCCAAGGGTCTTGTGTATGAATTCTATAAAACCCCAGAAACTTTGGATCTCATCCTCGACCAAAAGGGCTTAACTGACGCTGAAAAAGCGGAAGTCCTCTCAGGATTGGAATATCGATTTGACCAACTAAAGAAAGAACATGGTTACAAAGCCAATGACCTCGTTGTCCTGCATGACGAAGTTCCTGGAATCCAGGACATGTTAGCTAAATTTGATAAACTACATATCCATACAGATGAAGAAGTTCGTTATATCATTGATGGTAGCGGAATTTTTGGATTCATCATTGATGGAGAAAGATTTGAAGTCCATGTGAGTAAAGGTGATTTTCTTTCCATCCCTGCCAATACCAACCATTGGTTTACCCTCGACAAAAATTTAAGAATCAAAGCGGTTCGTTACTTCAAAGACAATTCAGGATGGACTCCTGTTTATGTGGATGAATCAAAAGTTTTAATCAATGTTTGA
- a CDS encoding complex I subunit 4 family protein — translation MPEQILSIIIFLPILSSLLIVFQKRVGAVVVISALSSAFTTILSIGLFFFFDSSKSGLQFVHWIPDWILSGKLSVDYHVGLDGISLLLFALTAFMFFLSSIASWSNIPKKIKEFHICLLVLETAVLGVFAAGNLVLYYVFWELMVLPMVLMIGIWGGEERTKAALKYFLFSMAGSLFMLGGILTLYFKTGKTSIESLSTASLGMYSEPLQWFLFFSFFLAFAIKIPLFPFHTWMPDVHTQAPTVGSVDLAGVLLKIGAYGFIRFCIPFFPEPSLLSQNWVQILAVIGIVYGSMAALVQTDIKRIIAYSSLSHLGFCILGLFSFTNEGVVGGMLQMVSHGISTGMIFLMIGMIYERAHTRNIAEFGGLAGQMPVFSTFFLIAVLSSVGLPGTNGFVGEFLILMGAIKSNIWLGGIAATGVVLGALYLLWFVKRFLFGVSKTIQAKPYKDLTFREVGILSPLVFFIFWIGIYPKPFLEILQSSSNVYLNSASVQSVAERKDIQKDFLGGKVSRQFSDYTSLGKEPLSFEERLGSFQSKYALPAFLSVKENKPNLNENLDNLEKSIESDFDLEPIQKETIGN, via the coding sequence GTGCCGGAACAAATTTTATCGATCATTATCTTTTTACCAATTTTATCCTCTTTACTCATTGTATTTCAAAAACGAGTAGGGGCAGTTGTTGTCATCTCAGCACTTTCGTCGGCATTTACAACCATCCTCTCTATAGGTCTTTTTTTCTTTTTTGATTCCAGTAAGTCGGGATTACAATTTGTCCACTGGATTCCTGATTGGATTTTATCGGGCAAGCTGAGTGTAGACTACCATGTTGGGCTTGATGGAATTTCCCTTCTTTTATTTGCCTTAACTGCCTTTATGTTTTTTCTTTCGAGTATTGCTTCTTGGTCCAATATTCCAAAGAAAATCAAAGAATTTCATATTTGTTTACTTGTTTTGGAAACAGCGGTCCTTGGGGTTTTTGCTGCCGGTAACCTCGTTCTTTATTATGTATTTTGGGAACTTATGGTATTACCAATGGTTCTTATGATTGGAATTTGGGGTGGGGAAGAAAGAACCAAAGCTGCTTTAAAATACTTTTTATTCTCTATGGCTGGTTCCTTGTTTATGTTAGGTGGTATACTCACCCTATATTTTAAAACAGGGAAAACCTCGATTGAGTCTTTGTCGACAGCAAGTCTCGGAATGTATTCCGAACCTCTCCAATGGTTTTTGTTTTTTAGTTTTTTCTTAGCATTTGCTATCAAAATTCCACTTTTCCCATTCCATACTTGGATGCCGGATGTTCATACACAAGCGCCTACTGTTGGTTCGGTGGACTTGGCAGGTGTATTACTCAAAATCGGTGCATATGGTTTCATTCGTTTTTGTATTCCTTTTTTCCCAGAACCAAGTTTACTTTCTCAAAATTGGGTTCAGATCCTTGCTGTCATCGGTATCGTTTATGGTTCGATGGCGGCACTTGTCCAAACCGATATCAAACGTATCATTGCTTATAGTTCCCTTTCCCATTTAGGATTTTGTATTTTGGGCCTCTTTTCTTTTACAAACGAAGGAGTTGTGGGTGGAATGTTGCAGATGGTTTCTCACGGGATATCCACTGGTATGATCTTTCTTATGATTGGGATGATTTATGAAAGAGCTCATACAAGAAACATTGCCGAGTTTGGTGGACTTGCCGGTCAGATGCCTGTGTTCTCCACTTTCTTTCTCATAGCGGTTCTGTCTTCTGTGGGACTTCCGGGAACCAATGGATTTGTGGGTGAGTTTCTCATTCTTATGGGAGCCATCAAATCCAATATTTGGCTTGGTGGCATTGCTGCCACAGGTGTGGTGCTTGGCGCCTTGTATTTACTTTGGTTTGTAAAACGATTCCTATTTGGAGTGAGTAAAACCATCCAAGCCAAACCATATAAAGATTTAACCTTTAGAGAAGTGGGAATTTTATCTCCACTTGTTTTCTTTATTTTTTGGATTGGGATTTATCCAAAACCATTTTTAGAAATTTTGCAATCTTCCTCCAATGTATATTTGAATTCAGCATCGGTGCAATCCGTAGCAGAAAGAAAAGACATACAAAAAGATTTCCTTGGTGGAAAGGTAAGCCGTCAATTTTCTGATTATACAAGTTTAGGAAAAGAACCTTTATCCTTTGAAGAAAGGTTAGGGTCATTTCAATCAAAATATGCACTTCCTGCTTTTCTTTCTGTGAAAGAAAACAAACCGAATTTGAATGAAAACTTAGACAATTTGGAAAAGTCCATTGAGTCCGATTTTGACTTGGAACCAATCCAAAAAGAGACAATAGGAAACTAA
- the recJ gene encoding single-stranded-DNA-specific exonuclease RecJ — translation MHHVTKVHFGPLLSEVRTKVDSKRPLLRYLVDKREGLRSIHPKELLTSDFSCLHSPFSLPDLSTAVELILSFVKEGKKILLYGDRDSDGVSSTCLLAFFLKSHPTFSSINLEVMVSSESDPYGLCKEALTKIKKVKPDLLITLDFGSSQADEIEELTKTGIQVIVLDHHEVPVRIPTNCALVNPRRTDSQYPEKKICTAVLSFKLVTAILFRQSDEFGKIYRKIELEEGAGKKESIYFQNGIRLQEETTTSLPLDDSSIFPYPEDFTTAIPVDLERKLFFYQCSKIPDFFTDLEEETDLAGIGTITDMMPLVGENRHFVKLALNSLTKLYVGDKKRKGLSELLKELKLSPQGVTTKDLGWSIGPVLNSAGRMGKTEEAVSLLLSETSSEAKTKAKQLLSINEERKERTKRNMDRVERYFLRKPERTSHEVVFCYEPDMEPGVSGIVATRMVDTYKKPAIFLAPDNGDARGSIRSYGPENVLELLESLSEHFLHFGGHPEAGGFSIKIDQIPAFESALYTAAKAWLSFDKDKPKVHSIETDFTVLTEEIGERLLKEWKDLEPFGQGNPDIKLAIKNAKAIHLTPLSGGKHVRFHLIGSGSLKYMIWNKGEEFQKFMSEHGSFDLVGSLEENFYQGRTTLQFIVEWFGITAENPAVSN, via the coding sequence TTGCATCATGTAACCAAGGTTCACTTCGGACCATTACTTTCCGAAGTAAGAACCAAAGTGGATTCCAAACGCCCCCTCTTACGTTACTTAGTCGATAAAAGAGAGGGCCTTCGTAGCATTCATCCCAAAGAACTGCTCACATCCGATTTTTCTTGTTTGCACTCACCTTTCTCCCTTCCCGATCTTTCGACTGCTGTCGAACTGATTCTTTCATTTGTGAAAGAAGGAAAAAAAATCCTCCTCTATGGAGATAGGGATTCGGATGGAGTGAGTTCCACTTGTTTACTGGCTTTCTTTTTAAAATCACATCCGACCTTTTCTTCCATCAATTTAGAAGTGATGGTTTCTTCAGAAAGTGATCCTTACGGTCTTTGTAAAGAAGCACTAACAAAAATTAAAAAAGTCAAACCAGACCTACTCATCACTCTCGACTTTGGATCAAGCCAAGCTGATGAAATCGAAGAACTTACGAAAACTGGAATTCAGGTCATAGTACTTGACCACCATGAAGTTCCTGTTCGTATCCCAACAAACTGTGCTTTGGTGAATCCAAGAAGGACAGACTCCCAATACCCTGAAAAAAAAATCTGCACGGCAGTGCTTTCTTTCAAACTAGTCACCGCCATATTATTCCGACAAAGTGATGAATTTGGAAAAATTTACAGGAAAATAGAATTAGAAGAAGGCGCTGGAAAAAAAGAATCCATTTACTTTCAAAACGGGATTCGATTACAAGAAGAGACAACTACCTCACTACCTTTAGACGACTCTTCGATATTTCCATACCCTGAGGACTTTACCACGGCAATCCCAGTGGATTTGGAAAGAAAACTTTTCTTTTACCAATGTTCCAAGATCCCCGATTTTTTTACTGATTTGGAAGAAGAAACAGACCTGGCAGGAATTGGAACCATCACAGATATGATGCCTCTAGTTGGGGAAAACAGGCATTTTGTCAAACTAGCCCTAAACTCACTCACCAAACTCTATGTTGGTGATAAAAAAAGAAAAGGTTTATCGGAACTTTTAAAAGAACTGAAACTAAGCCCCCAAGGTGTTACCACAAAAGACTTAGGTTGGTCGATAGGTCCGGTCTTAAATTCGGCTGGTCGGATGGGAAAAACGGAGGAAGCAGTTTCTCTGTTATTATCGGAAACTAGTTCGGAAGCCAAAACCAAGGCCAAACAACTCCTTTCCATCAATGAAGAAAGAAAAGAAAGAACCAAACGTAATATGGACCGCGTCGAACGTTATTTCCTTAGAAAACCGGAACGTACCTCACACGAAGTCGTATTTTGTTATGAACCTGATATGGAACCTGGGGTCAGCGGAATTGTGGCCACAAGGATGGTGGATACTTACAAAAAACCTGCCATATTTCTTGCACCTGACAATGGTGATGCGAGAGGAAGCATTCGTTCCTATGGTCCCGAAAATGTTTTAGAACTATTAGAATCTCTCTCTGAACATTTCCTACACTTCGGTGGGCATCCGGAAGCAGGAGGATTTTCTATCAAAATCGATCAAATCCCCGCCTTTGAATCTGCGTTGTATACGGCTGCTAAGGCTTGGTTATCCTTTGATAAAGATAAACCCAAAGTTCATTCCATTGAAACAGATTTTACCGTCCTCACAGAAGAAATCGGTGAAAGATTACTCAAAGAATGGAAAGACTTGGAACCGTTTGGCCAAGGAAATCCCGATATCAAACTTGCAATTAAAAATGCAAAAGCAATCCATCTAACGCCACTTAGTGGAGGGAAACACGTTCGATTCCATTTGATTGGAAGTGGTTCTTTAAAGTATATGATTTGGAATAAGGGAGAAGAATTCCAAAAGTTTATGTCAGAACATGGAAGTTTTGATTTGGTAGGAAGTTTAGAAGAAAATTTTTACCAAGGAAGGACCACCCTTCAATTTATCGTTGAGTGGTTTGGGATCACGGCAGAAAACCCTGCCGTATCAAATTAA
- a CDS encoding efflux RND transporter permease subunit, with amino-acid sequence MLEKIIQFSIHKRATVLVLTAALTIVGFYNALHLSIDAIPDVTNVQVSAVTSVPGLSPLEVEQFITYPIELEFNGMPKVTEIRSISRTGVSSVTVIFEDGTDIYFARQLVNERLKQAENFIPKSYGRPELSPIATGLGDIYEFALVSESHSPEELRTVMEWEVARQLRSVKGIIDVNVVGGDAKQFQIKIDPKRLLSHNLTLSHITEALEGANVNLGGGYIQKGEEQFVIRGESQFKSIDDIARLSVRTSRDGIPLTLGQIARVETGPALRFGLSTMNGKREVVGGTAMMLLGSNSLQVVSRVKEKMKEIESRLPQGMKIEVYYDRSEFIGRTLSTVFTNLVEAAIIVLVCLILTLGTVKGAFAVALAIPVSMMVATILMNAFGIVGNLMSLGALDFGLLVDGSIVMLESTLHGFLLRKSFLLSKTSAQDMEDGMEEVIMESCIKVVRASAFSVGIILLVYLPLMTLEGVEGRMFRPMAITVAFALGAALLYSITTFPALMSYIYKKPILHESAFWEKFQTKYAEVLTYGMKFKRQFTYAGIGVVLLSFMLASTLGSEFLPRIDEGEIAIDIKRLPSTAINHSRDLNLEMEKVILKFPEAMSVVSRQGRGESAAEPIGSEEGEMMVKLKPKKEWVSAHDREELMELMKNSVNNSVPSSYISLSQPIENRVNALLSGSKADIVIKIYGDDLKTLKSIADNYASKIKKIQGAADLRVQKLLGLPLLEIKMNRGNMARYGVRAEEILTTIETLRVGANAGKVYEGYKRFDLIVRLDADVTDIGVIENVPVMTELGGTVPLGQVTDITMTEGPAALYHEGLKRRILVEVNVRGRDMIGFVNDVQAATQSIESGLPQGYYVDWGGQFENFTRAKNRLAIVIPIAGAIIFAMLFIAFGSVYYALGVFILVPLSLSGGILSLVIRGLPFSIPAGVGFIAAAGISVLNGVVYASALKDQLKVTRDPSKAVVEAAVYTLRAVATTELVAIIGFLPMAIASSAGAEVQRPLATVVMGGVLVATILSRFLLPIAFEFLVKLAQRQEIRQMERERKMNEYFVEEMKKYKDSETHDTHGHSQHYEAEHHDSQTEDDSKTNKPNQKSKKKRN; translated from the coding sequence ATGTTAGAAAAAATCATTCAGTTTTCCATTCATAAACGAGCCACAGTCCTCGTTTTGACAGCAGCACTCACGATTGTTGGTTTTTACAATGCGCTGCACCTTTCGATCGATGCCATTCCTGATGTGACAAACGTACAGGTGTCGGCAGTCACTTCGGTCCCTGGTCTTTCTCCGTTAGAAGTAGAACAATTTATCACTTACCCCATCGAACTTGAGTTTAACGGGATGCCGAAAGTCACAGAGATTCGTTCCATCTCAAGAACTGGTGTGAGTTCTGTAACCGTTATCTTCGAAGATGGAACGGATATCTATTTTGCAAGACAACTTGTCAATGAGAGGCTCAAACAAGCAGAGAACTTTATTCCTAAATCCTATGGAAGACCGGAACTTTCACCTATTGCCACAGGTCTAGGCGATATATATGAATTTGCTCTTGTATCGGAAAGCCATTCTCCCGAAGAACTGCGGACGGTGATGGAATGGGAGGTGGCAAGACAACTTCGTTCTGTCAAAGGAATCATTGATGTAAACGTGGTGGGGGGAGATGCCAAACAGTTTCAAATTAAAATTGACCCCAAACGTCTGTTATCTCATAATCTAACTCTTTCCCACATCACGGAAGCACTAGAAGGTGCCAATGTCAACTTAGGTGGTGGATACATCCAAAAGGGTGAAGAACAATTTGTGATTCGAGGCGAAAGCCAATTCAAATCGATTGATGATATAGCAAGGCTATCTGTAAGAACATCAAGAGATGGGATTCCTTTGACACTGGGCCAAATTGCACGAGTGGAAACAGGACCTGCCCTTCGTTTTGGTTTGAGTACCATGAACGGCAAACGCGAAGTAGTGGGTGGGACTGCCATGATGTTACTCGGCAGTAACTCCCTTCAAGTAGTGAGCCGAGTGAAAGAAAAAATGAAAGAGATTGAATCTCGTCTTCCCCAAGGGATGAAGATCGAAGTTTATTATGACCGCTCGGAATTCATTGGCCGAACTCTTTCGACTGTATTTACCAATTTGGTGGAAGCTGCCATCATTGTTCTTGTTTGTCTGATTTTAACCTTAGGAACAGTGAAAGGTGCCTTTGCCGTTGCCCTTGCCATTCCTGTTTCCATGATGGTGGCCACAATTTTAATGAATGCCTTTGGCATTGTGGGAAACTTGATGTCACTGGGTGCTCTCGACTTTGGTCTTTTAGTGGATGGTTCCATTGTGATGTTAGAGTCCACTCTTCATGGATTTTTACTACGTAAGAGTTTTCTTCTTTCGAAAACTTCAGCCCAAGACATGGAAGATGGGATGGAAGAAGTGATCATGGAGTCTTGTATCAAAGTGGTGCGGGCTTCCGCGTTTAGTGTGGGGATTATTTTACTCGTTTATTTACCGCTCATGACACTGGAAGGTGTGGAAGGTAGGATGTTCCGACCAATGGCCATTACCGTTGCTTTTGCGTTAGGTGCAGCCCTTCTTTATTCGATTACCACTTTCCCAGCTCTAATGTCCTATATTTATAAAAAACCAATTTTACATGAGTCAGCCTTTTGGGAAAAGTTTCAAACTAAATATGCAGAAGTTCTGACCTATGGGATGAAGTTCAAACGCCAGTTTACTTATGCCGGGATTGGTGTTGTTTTGTTATCGTTTATGCTCGCATCCACTCTTGGATCAGAATTTTTACCTCGAATTGATGAAGGTGAAATTGCCATCGATATCAAACGATTGCCTTCTACTGCCATCAATCACTCTCGTGATTTGAATTTGGAAATGGAAAAGGTGATTTTGAAATTTCCAGAAGCAATGAGTGTTGTTTCCAGACAAGGTCGGGGGGAATCGGCAGCAGAACCCATTGGTTCGGAAGAAGGGGAGATGATGGTCAAATTGAAACCTAAAAAGGAATGGGTTTCTGCACATGACCGCGAGGAGCTGATGGAGCTCATGAAAAATTCTGTGAACAACAGTGTTCCTTCTTCCTACATCAGTTTGTCACAACCCATTGAAAACCGCGTCAATGCATTGTTATCCGGTTCCAAAGCAGATATTGTCATTAAAATTTACGGCGATGATCTAAAGACATTAAAATCCATTGCAGACAATTATGCCTCCAAAATTAAAAAAATTCAAGGGGCTGCTGACTTACGAGTCCAAAAACTTTTAGGTTTACCACTTCTCGAAATCAAAATGAACCGTGGAAACATGGCCCGGTATGGAGTTCGTGCCGAAGAAATTCTTACTACCATTGAAACACTTAGAGTGGGCGCCAATGCAGGAAAAGTTTACGAAGGTTACAAACGCTTTGATTTGATTGTTCGTTTGGATGCTGACGTAACAGACATTGGTGTGATCGAAAACGTTCCCGTGATGACGGAGCTTGGTGGAACAGTTCCACTCGGACAAGTCACAGACATTACGATGACAGAAGGACCTGCTGCCCTTTATCATGAAGGTTTGAAACGAAGGATCCTTGTGGAAGTAAACGTTCGTGGACGAGATATGATAGGATTTGTAAATGATGTCCAAGCGGCGACTCAGTCGATTGAATCAGGATTACCACAAGGATACTACGTGGATTGGGGTGGGCAGTTTGAAAACTTCACTCGTGCGAAGAACAGACTTGCTATAGTGATTCCCATTGCAGGTGCGATTATTTTTGCGATGCTCTTTATTGCTTTTGGAAGTGTCTATTATGCATTGGGAGTCTTTATTTTAGTGCCATTGTCACTTTCGGGAGGAATCCTTTCGCTTGTGATCAGAGGTCTTCCTTTTTCTATTCCTGCAGGAGTTGGATTTATTGCGGCAGCCGGTATATCGGTGTTAAACGGAGTTGTTTATGCTTCCGCACTCAAAGACCAATTAAAAGTCACACGTGATCCATCGAAAGCTGTGGTGGAAGCCGCAGTATATACTCTTCGTGCGGTTGCGACCACAGAACTTGTGGCCATCATTGGATTTTTACCAATGGCCATTGCCTCAAGTGCGGGTGCAGAAGTGCAAAGACCACTAGCAACAGTGGTAATGGGTGGGGTTCTTGTGGCGACCATCCTTTCACGTTTTCTACTTCCTATTGCCTTTGAGTTTTTAGTCAAACTAGCACAGAGACAAGAAATTAGACAAATGGAAAGGGAACGTAAAATGAATGAATACTTTGTAGAAGAAATGAAAAAATACAAAGATTCAGAAACTCACGATACTCACGGACATTCTCAACATTACGAAGCAGAACATCACGATTCACAAACGGAAGATGATTCTAAAACAAATAAACCAAATCAAAAATCGAAAAAAAAGAGGAATTAA
- a CDS encoding NADH-quinone oxidoreductase subunit N, which yields MSYTPSSNDLIAISPMLILCGVALLSLVVQFLVPKEDDSKPLWVLSVLGILGAMYALYHTTGSPGYGKFFGSQISLSPLTVWLSGIYLIAGLITLLIAPPFLAQHKTLFPEFFPLLLFCLSGMMFLTSGYDFIVIFVGLEILSLALYVMIGMARTSVSSLESAMKYFLLGSFSSGFMLLGIAFLYGGSGTTNLDGALRGLFLKGYESNFSKLGFGLFLVGVSFKAALVPFHSWTPDVYEGAQTPITGFMASAGKASALGLMIVLFNHIPVGEMGESWKVLMGVIALVSMTWGNIVALKQENLKRMLAYSSISHAGYIVAGIACGAGLEALYYLFSYSLLNLAAFAIISYLEQGKHEVTVNGIAHLSAEHPLTALSLSIIFLSFAGFPPLIGFWTKLFLLQKIAESDLLFNRILLFGAVANSCVAFYYYMKITIQSYMKQETGAVAGVRDLPSMPTLGFLVFLLSLFFTVGWVFFQPGALL from the coding sequence ATGTCATATACTCCATCCTCCAATGATTTAATAGCAATCTCTCCCATGCTCATTCTATGTGGAGTGGCTTTACTTTCTCTCGTAGTTCAGTTCCTTGTTCCTAAAGAGGATGATTCCAAACCACTTTGGGTGCTTTCGGTTCTTGGAATTCTCGGTGCCATGTACGCTTTGTATCATACAACAGGATCTCCAGGGTATGGTAAATTTTTTGGTTCACAAATTTCCCTAAGTCCTCTTACCGTTTGGCTCAGTGGAATTTATTTGATTGCTGGTCTTATCACTTTACTCATTGCACCACCATTTCTCGCTCAACATAAAACATTGTTTCCTGAGTTTTTTCCTCTCCTTCTTTTTTGTTTGTCGGGGATGATGTTTCTTACCTCAGGTTATGACTTTATTGTGATCTTTGTTGGATTAGAAATCCTTTCTCTTGCTCTCTATGTGATGATTGGAATGGCTCGGACCTCTGTTTCTTCTTTAGAAAGTGCCATGAAATACTTTTTACTCGGATCCTTTAGCTCTGGGTTTATGTTACTGGGAATTGCATTTTTATATGGAGGTTCGGGAACCACTAACCTAGACGGAGCACTTCGTGGTCTGTTTCTAAAAGGTTATGAATCCAATTTTTCAAAGTTAGGTTTTGGGCTTTTTTTGGTAGGAGTGTCTTTTAAAGCAGCACTTGTTCCATTCCATTCTTGGACTCCGGATGTATATGAAGGTGCACAAACACCCATCACTGGTTTTATGGCAAGTGCGGGAAAAGCATCGGCTCTCGGACTAATGATTGTTTTATTCAATCATATTCCTGTGGGAGAGATGGGAGAATCCTGGAAAGTGTTAATGGGAGTGATTGCTCTTGTTTCTATGACTTGGGGAAATATTGTGGCACTCAAACAAGAAAACCTCAAACGAATGTTAGCATACTCTTCTATTTCTCATGCCGGATATATTGTGGCAGGGATCGCTTGCGGTGCGGGCCTCGAAGCCTTGTATTATCTATTTTCTTATTCTCTATTAAATTTGGCAGCTTTTGCTATTATTTCTTATTTAGAGCAGGGCAAACACGAAGTGACTGTCAATGGGATCGCACATTTGAGCGCAGAACATCCGTTAACGGCCCTTTCTCTTTCTATCATCTTTTTATCATTTGCTGGCTTTCCTCCCTTAATCGGATTTTGGACTAAACTTTTCCTTTTGCAAAAAATTGCCGAATCGGATTTATTATTCAATCGAATCCTTCTTTTTGGGGCCGTAGCAAACTCTTGTGTGGCTTTTTACTATTATATGAAGATCACCATTCAATCTTATATGAAACAAGAGACGGGTGCTGTGGCGGGTGTCCGTGACCTTCCGAGTATGCCAACCCTTGGATTTTTAGTATTTCTTTTGAGTTTATTTTTCACAGTGGGTTGGGTCTTTTTCCAACCTGGGGCTTTGTTATAA
- a CDS encoding bactofilin family protein, which yields MKDESIDTIISDDITFRGTLSFNQTLKIKGQFKGTITSQGKLIIDETGDVEADVEVGSLVVHGNLKGNVDAKDKVELKKNGKVVGDIKTPGLEVEFGSKIIGNCIM from the coding sequence ATGAAAGACGAATCTATAGACACCATCATTAGCGACGACATCACGTTTCGCGGAACCCTTTCCTTCAACCAAACATTAAAAATCAAAGGGCAATTCAAAGGCACAATCACTTCTCAAGGCAAACTCATCATTGATGAAACAGGCGACGTAGAAGCTGATGTAGAAGTTGGAAGCCTTGTGGTTCACGGAAACCTAAAAGGAAACGTGGACGCAAAAGATAAAGTTGAACTTAAAAAAAATGGTAAGGTAGTGGGAGATATCAAAACACCGGGACTCGAAGTAGAATTCGGTTCCAAAATTATTGGCAATTGCATCATGTAA